A single window of Colletotrichum higginsianum IMI 349063 chromosome 8, whole genome shotgun sequence DNA harbors:
- a CDS encoding Mannosyl transferase, translated as MYIIAALAVTLALFSAWRWRWRCTPKANASSGYDFEKSETGEIEPLQEFDWKLNDPAKHRPFKPVYHITMGTLKPIQASPPQDLIIIDNNYLDRVTERRRILKENTSRVAGAVPEGIPALHETWTYLLSEYLPRRYPTMFTLSEDRSSFRNHVTGVSLPLTPPEDPVDALHALGETVEDDMFLLVETAKGHRAVAFVCCHPAGFDPSDKLGKLMKDIHTPVPSYEKIGASMERFFSRLQVGKSVKRMNWSVSTHDRLFSPGDLHIYEGDKAEVDEDVDISKARLRQELQTLTRLPKTGAILFSFKTYLTPIEEVKKEGFGLQLADAIEGLRSGNAPGMWVYKGASRWGKSVCEYLRS; from the exons ATGTACATTATTGCGGCCTTGGCCGTGACTCTTGCGCTGTTCTCCGCATGGAGATGGAGGTGGCGATGCACACCCAAG GCAAACGCTTCGTCTGGGTACGATTTTGAGAAGTCGGAGACAGGTGAAATCGAACCACTGCAGGAGTTTGATTGGAAGCTGAACGACCCGGCCAAGCATCGGCCATTCAAGCCGGTCTATCACATTACAATGGGCACGTTGAAAC CCATTCAAGCAAGCCCGCCGCAAGATCTCATCATCATTGACAACAATTACCTGGACCGGGTCACAGAACGTCGACGGATCTTAAAGGAGAACACGTCAAGGGTTGCTGGTGCAGTGCCGGAAGGAATCCCGGCTCTCCACGAGACTTGGACTTACCTGCTCTCCGAGTACCTGCCAAGGCGGTACCCAACCATGTTCACACTGTCTGAAGACCGATCGAGCTTTCGTAATCATGTCACTGGCGTCTCCCTACCTCTGACGCCGCCCGAAGACCCCGTTGATGCGCTCCACGCCCTTGGAGAGACGGTAGAAGACGACATGTTTCTATTGGTTGAGACCGCCAAAGGTCATCGTGCGGTTGCGTTTGTTTGCTGCCACCCGGCTGGGTTCGATCCTTCCGACAAGTTGGGGAAGCTGATGAAGGACATCCACACGCCAGTACCATCGTATGAGAAAATAGGTGCAAGTATGGAACGGTTCTTCAGTCGGTTGCAGGTGGGCAAGAGTGTGAAAAGAATGAAT TGGTCTGTGTCAACCCACGACAGACTCTTCAGCCCTGGAGACTTGCACATTTATGAAGGAGACAAGGCAGAGGTagacgaggatgtcgacatTAGCAAG GCCCGCCTGCGCCAGGAGCTGCAGACCTTGACAAGACTTCCCAAGACTGGCGCAATTCTGTTCTCGTTCAAGACATATCTTACGCCGATAGAAGAAgtcaagaaggaggggtTCGGGCTGCAGCTGGCAGACGCCATAGAGGGACTGAGAAGCGGCAATGCGCCAGGCATGTGGGTCTACAAGGGAGCGTCTCGCTGGGGGAAGAGCGTCTGTGAATACCTTCGGTCGTAG